A window from Candidatus Omnitrophota bacterium encodes these proteins:
- a CDS encoding MazG nucleotide pyrophosphohydrolase domain-containing protein: MLKKKLSINDLIKECHRVAKSKGWWDDLRNDGELIALMHSELSEALEAMRGHDKENNLAEELADCCIRIFDYCGSRKIDLEKALLKKIEYNKTRPYRHGKKF; this comes from the coding sequence ATGTTAAAGAAAAAGTTATCAATCAATGATTTGATTAAGGAGTGCCACCGCGTTGCTAAAAGCAAGGGTTGGTGGGATGATCTGCGTAATGACGGTGAGTTGATTGCGCTGATGCATTCTGAACTATCCGAGGCTCTAGAGGCAATGCGCGGCCATGATAAAGAAAATAATTTGGCGGAGGAGTTAGCGGACTGCTGTATCCGCATATTTGATTATTGCGGCTCGCGGAAAATAGATTTGGAAAAAGCGTTATTAAAGAAGATCGAATATAATAAAACCCGTCCTTACCGGCACGGAAAGAAATTCTAA
- a CDS encoding sodium-dependent transporter, giving the protein MAQIKKRDSWGSRLGIIMAVAGSAIGLGNFLRFPAKAAANGGGAFMIPYFISLLLLGIPLMWIEWTLGRYGGGFEHGTAPGIFHSLWQKNRFIKYFGVIGIFGPLVIFIYYVFIESWTLAYSFFALAGKYTALTDQQSLRHFLTGFQGLEKNQYFNGIGTAYLFFLVTFLLNIWVIYYGIKGGIEKLCKWAMPLLFVFGLVLMSRVLTLGAPDLSRPAWNVSGGFGFLWNPDFSALKSAKVWLEAAGQIFFTLSVGIGVILTYASYLKKADDVVLSGTTAAMTNEFAEVILGGSIIIPAAFVFFGPVDIKSIAQSGVFNLGFVTMPLVLNKLPLAGFFGFCWFFLLFLAGITSSISLAQPAVAFLEDEFNINRKRAVSIFAAVSFILCQPAIFFLGRGVVDELDFWGGTFFLVVFATIETILFAWVFGMERAWEEIHQGADMIIPKIYKFIIKYITPLFLFIILGMWFAQEWLPIIMMKNVSGADKPFIFCTRLGLLFVFIILAVLVKIAWKRRKLK; this is encoded by the coding sequence ATGGCCCAAATTAAGAAGCGGGACAGTTGGGGATCGCGCCTGGGAATTATTATGGCCGTGGCTGGTTCAGCTATCGGCCTGGGTAATTTCTTGCGTTTTCCGGCTAAAGCGGCGGCAAATGGCGGCGGAGCTTTTATGATCCCCTATTTTATTTCCCTGCTTCTTTTAGGAATCCCGCTGATGTGGATTGAATGGACCCTGGGCCGTTACGGCGGGGGTTTTGAACACGGCACTGCCCCTGGAATATTCCACAGCCTTTGGCAGAAAAACCGTTTTATTAAATATTTTGGAGTGATCGGAATATTCGGCCCGCTGGTTATTTTTATCTACTATGTCTTTATTGAATCCTGGACGCTGGCTTACAGTTTTTTTGCTTTAGCCGGCAAATACACCGCGTTGACGGATCAGCAGTCACTGCGCCATTTTTTAACCGGTTTTCAGGGTTTGGAGAAAAATCAGTATTTTAACGGCATCGGAACCGCCTACCTGTTTTTCTTAGTTACTTTCTTATTGAATATTTGGGTAATTTATTATGGGATAAAAGGGGGAATAGAGAAGCTTTGCAAATGGGCAATGCCGCTGCTATTTGTTTTTGGTTTGGTGCTGATGTCCAGAGTTTTGACATTGGGTGCCCCGGATTTAAGCCGGCCAGCTTGGAATGTGTCAGGAGGTTTTGGTTTCTTATGGAACCCGGATTTTTCCGCGCTTAAATCCGCCAAGGTTTGGCTTGAAGCAGCAGGACAAATATTTTTTACTTTAAGCGTGGGGATAGGTGTGATCCTTACCTACGCCAGTTACTTAAAGAAAGCCGATGATGTTGTGCTTTCCGGGACAACCGCGGCGATGACCAATGAATTTGCCGAGGTTATTCTAGGCGGAAGTATTATTATTCCGGCGGCTTTTGTGTTTTTTGGGCCGGTGGATATTAAATCCATCGCCCAGTCAGGGGTATTTAATCTAGGTTTTGTAACTATGCCGTTGGTTTTGAATAAGCTGCCGCTTGCCGGATTCTTCGGATTCTGCTGGTTCTTTTTATTATTTTTAGCCGGGATAACTTCTTCGATTTCGCTGGCCCAGCCGGCAGTGGCATTTCTGGAAGATGAGTTCAATATTAACCGTAAGCGGGCGGTTTCCATATTTGCCGCAGTTTCATTCATCTTATGCCAGCCGGCGATATTTTTCCTGGGCCGGGGAGTGGTTGATGAATTGGATTTTTGGGGCGGCACATTTTTTCTGGTAGTTTTTGCGACAATTGAGACAATATTATTTGCCTGGGTATTTGGTATGGAGCGGGCTTGGGAGGAAATACATCAGGGCGCGGATATGATTATACCTAAAATCTATAAATTTATCATAAAGTATATCACGCCTTTATTTTTATTTATTATATTGGGAATGTGGTTTGCCCAGGAATGGCTGCCGATAATAATGATGAAAAATGTATCCGGGGCAGATAAGCCATTTATTTTTTGCACGCGCTTAGGTTTATTGTTCGTATTTATAATTTTGGCGGTTTTAGTAAAGATTGCCTGGAAGCGTAGAAAGCTAAAATAA
- a CDS encoding cold-shock protein has protein sequence MAKGKVKWFSNQKGYGFVTSEDGKDVFIHFSAIVGDGYKSLAEGDEVEFEVTQGPKGDQATNVKKI, from the coding sequence ATGGCAAAAGGCAAGGTAAAGTGGTTCAGTAATCAGAAAGGTTACGGCTTTGTTACTTCTGAAGACGGCAAGGATGTATTCATTCACTTCAGCGCTATCGTTGGAGATGGATATAAATCTTTGGCAGAAGGCGATGAAGTTGAATTTGAGGTTACTCAAGGGCCCAAAGGCGACCAGGCAACTAACGTAAAAAAGATATAA
- a CDS encoding MFS transporter encodes MAKFREVLKNRNFFLLWLGQIISQMGDRLGQMALIGFVYLRSPGSTLQIAKILSFTIIPVFLIGPLAGVYVDRWDRRKTMYICDFLRSLLVLAIPLFLFYAKNLTLIYLLIFIAFSIGRFFVPAKLSIIPDLVDNKDLLVANTLINTSGMIAAVLGFGISGVLVEKLGAKSGFYLNSLTFLVSAAFIFLISKKFTAAPSFEEVGKEIVEVIRKSVFQEIKEGILYFIHTKDIRFTAAIIFALWSALGSVYVVIIVFVQKTLHSATKDLGLLVMFLGIGLFLGSLVYGKFGQRISHYKIIFVSLVLSGIMLTIFALGIHYFPNFLLAALLALGLGLIVSPIMIASNTIIHNVSDNEMLGKIFSSLEIVMHLGFILFMFISSILAEKFSPLLILVIVGSLLSLLGLVSLFFNRKVAWLD; translated from the coding sequence ATGGCTAAATTCCGTGAAGTTTTAAAAAATCGTAACTTTTTTTTATTATGGCTTGGGCAGATTATCTCCCAGATGGGGGATAGGCTGGGGCAAATGGCTTTGATTGGGTTTGTTTACCTGCGTTCGCCCGGCTCAACACTGCAGATTGCCAAAATCCTGTCTTTTACCATCATTCCGGTATTCCTTATCGGGCCTTTAGCCGGGGTTTATGTGGATCGTTGGGACAGGCGCAAGACAATGTATATCTGCGACTTCCTGCGCAGCCTGTTGGTTTTAGCCATCCCCTTGTTCTTATTTTACGCTAAGAACTTAACCTTGATTTACCTGCTTATTTTTATCGCTTTTTCTATCGGCAGATTTTTTGTACCGGCGAAACTCTCCATTATTCCGGATTTAGTGGATAATAAAGACTTGTTGGTTGCTAACACTCTGATTAACACTTCCGGGATGATTGCGGCGGTCTTGGGGTTTGGAATAAGCGGGGTGCTGGTAGAGAAACTTGGGGCCAAAAGCGGTTTTTATCTGAACTCCCTGACTTTTCTGGTTTCGGCGGCATTTATTTTTCTGATCTCCAAGAAATTTACCGCGGCGCCAAGCTTTGAGGAGGTAGGCAAAGAGATCGTTGAGGTAATCAGGAAATCCGTTTTTCAGGAGATCAAAGAGGGCATTCTTTATTTTATCCATACCAAGGATATCCGTTTTACCGCCGCGATTATCTTTGCGCTTTGGTCGGCATTAGGCTCGGTTTATGTAGTGATCATTGTTTTTGTGCAAAAGACTTTGCATTCGGCAACCAAGGACCTGGGGCTCTTGGTGATGTTTTTGGGGATCGGTTTATTCCTGGGTTCTTTGGTTTATGGAAAATTCGGACAGCGTATTTCGCATTACAAAATAATTTTTGTTTCCCTGGTCCTCAGTGGTATAATGTTAACCATCTTTGCCCTGGGAATACATTATTTTCCTAATTTTCTCCTGGCCGCGCTTCTGGCTTTAGGCTTGGGATTAATTGTTTCTCCGATAATGATCGCCTCTAATACCATTATCCATAATGTCAGTGACAATGAAATGCTGGGCAAGATTTTCAGTTCTCTTGAGATAGTCATGCACCTGGGTTTTATTTTATTCATGTTTATCAGCAGTATCCTTGCCGAAAAGTTTTCGCCCTTATTAATCCTGGTTATTGTCGGTTCCCTGCTAAGCTTACTGGGTTTAGTAAGCTTATTTTTTAATCGAAAGGTGGCATGGTTAGATTAG
- the rsxC gene encoding electron transport complex subunit RsxC, whose protein sequence is MVRLAENKHYSENKAIEKLPLPQKVYLPLIQHLGKICNPEVKAGDTVSLGQRIASVAAHVYAPIHASLSGKVIAIQDWPHPVLGRAKAVVIEGDGRDDQSLFGLKGQQEVDKLAPQDIRKIVLDAGIVGMGGASFPTHIKLNPPQPVDTLIINGAECEPYLTADARLMVEKTAEISLGINLAAKCLGVQKIYIGIEANKPEAIEAFSKISGIKIKVLKPEYPQGGEKQLIQNILGKEIPRGKLPFDIGVVVQNVATVYAIYEAVYQGKPLIERIVTVTGSCVQNPKNLLVRLGTPIKNLIEFCGPLKKEPAKIIIGGPMMGIAQYTDEVPIIKSSGGLLLMNKKEAKVLEEDPCIRCAACVRGCPVGLMPCQINLASEKTLWNLAKEYGALDCIECGICNFVCPSNRRLLQTIKRAKLEVIK, encoded by the coding sequence ATGGTTAGATTAGCGGAAAACAAACATTATTCAGAAAATAAGGCAATTGAAAAATTGCCGCTTCCTCAAAAGGTATACCTTCCTTTAATCCAGCATCTGGGAAAAATCTGTAATCCTGAAGTAAAAGCCGGTGATACGGTTAGCCTTGGGCAGAGAATTGCCAGTGTCGCAGCCCATGTCTATGCGCCGATCCATGCTTCGCTATCCGGAAAGGTGATCGCTATACAGGATTGGCCGCACCCTGTTTTGGGCCGGGCTAAGGCAGTGGTTATCGAAGGGGATGGCCGGGATGATCAATCGCTATTTGGCCTAAAAGGGCAGCAAGAGGTAGATAAGCTTGCTCCGCAAGATATTCGCAAAATTGTTTTAGATGCCGGGATCGTGGGCATGGGCGGGGCAAGCTTTCCTACGCATATAAAACTTAATCCCCCGCAGCCGGTAGATACCCTGATTATTAATGGCGCGGAGTGCGAGCCGTATTTAACCGCGGATGCCCGGTTAATGGTTGAGAAGACCGCGGAAATATCCTTAGGCATTAATTTGGCCGCCAAGTGTTTGGGGGTGCAAAAAATTTATATTGGAATAGAGGCAAATAAACCTGAAGCTATAGAGGCTTTCTCCAAAATCTCAGGGATTAAGATTAAGGTCCTCAAGCCGGAGTATCCTCAAGGCGGAGAGAAACAATTAATTCAGAATATATTAGGCAAGGAGATTCCCCGCGGCAAGCTGCCTTTTGATATCGGGGTTGTGGTTCAAAATGTAGCTACGGTTTACGCGATTTATGAGGCGGTTTATCAAGGCAAGCCTTTGATTGAACGGATCGTCACGGTTACGGGAAGCTGTGTGCAAAACCCCAAGAACCTGCTGGTGCGTTTAGGCACACCGATAAAGAATTTGATTGAATTTTGCGGTCCGCTAAAAAAGGAGCCGGCAAAAATTATTATCGGCGGGCCGATGATGGGTATTGCCCAGTATACGGATGAGGTGCCCATAATCAAATCCAGCGGCGGCTTATTGCTGATGAATAAAAAAGAGGCCAAAGTTTTAGAGGAGGATCCTTGTATCCGCTGCGCGGCCTGCGTTCGCGGCTGCCCGGTGGGATTAATGCCTTGCCAGATTAATCTGGCTTCCGAGAAAACACTTTGGAATTTAGCTAAAGAGTATGGAGCCCTTGATTGCATCGAATGCGGCATCTGTAATTTTGTCTGCCCTTCCAACCGCAGGTTATTGCAGACGATTAAAAGGGCAAAGTTAGAGGTAATCAAATAA
- a CDS encoding FMN-binding protein — protein sequence MKEMARYGFILALICTIAAGLLAAANALTRPKILAQAILEEQSALKEVMPAAARFTAVKPDVEKQTLYYKAFDSQDKLIGFVFKASGKGYSSVVETLAGIFLDDKISAIKVISQNETPGLGVRVTENKFTGQFNNRNSLDLSGVQAITGATVSSRAIMDSVMKKAREIKELIKNER from the coding sequence ATGAAAGAAATGGCCCGTTACGGTTTTATTCTGGCGCTTATTTGTACAATTGCCGCGGGGTTATTAGCCGCAGCTAACGCCCTTACTCGGCCTAAGATCCTTGCTCAAGCCATATTAGAAGAACAGTCAGCGCTTAAAGAGGTGATGCCGGCTGCAGCCAGGTTTACGGCAGTTAAGCCTGATGTGGAGAAGCAAACTTTGTATTATAAGGCATTCGATAGCCAGGATAAGCTGATCGGTTTTGTTTTTAAGGCCAGTGGAAAAGGTTATTCCAGTGTTGTTGAGACCTTGGCCGGAATTTTTCTGGATGATAAAATCAGCGCTATAAAAGTCATTTCGCAAAATGAGACTCCGGGCTTAGGGGTGCGGGTAACTGAAAATAAATTTACCGGCCAATTTAATAACCGCAATAGCCTGGATTTATCCGGGGTGCAGGCAATTACCGGAGCAACGGTTTCCAGCCGCGCGATAATGGATTCAGTGATGAAAAAGGCGCGGGAAATAAAAGAGTTGATAAAAAATGAAAGATAA
- a CDS encoding RnfABCDGE type electron transport complex subunit D, producing the protein MKDKLIVSGSPHIHKEESISRIMWTVVASVIPAGIAGIIIFGLDALWVTLVAVATAILTELAFEIWTKRKITIFDGSAVITGILLAYNLPPNVPLWLPIVGAVFSIAIGKQVFGGIGQNIFNPALVGRVFLMASWPKYMTTFAKPFSCDAVTGATPLALLKEGKLLEHISYLDLFLGKRGGCIGEVCILALLIGAAFLFIRGYITWHIPATYIFTTAAFTYIFGAPQLFHGDWLFHILSGGLILGAFFMATDYVATPLTARGQLIFGVGCGLLTAIIRLWGGYPEGASYAILMMNAATPFIDRYTRNRIYGTR; encoded by the coding sequence ATGAAAGATAAACTTATAGTTTCAGGCTCTCCACATATCCATAAGGAAGAATCCATCTCCCGGATTATGTGGACAGTGGTGGCTAGTGTTATCCCTGCCGGAATCGCGGGTATAATTATATTTGGATTAGATGCTTTATGGGTAACCTTAGTCGCGGTTGCCACCGCAATATTAACCGAATTGGCATTTGAGATATGGACCAAGAGGAAGATTACGATTTTTGACGGTTCGGCTGTAATTACCGGAATACTCTTAGCCTACAATCTTCCGCCGAATGTACCCTTGTGGCTGCCGATAGTCGGGGCGGTATTTTCAATCGCCATTGGTAAACAGGTCTTTGGCGGTATCGGCCAGAATATTTTTAACCCGGCATTAGTGGGCAGGGTTTTTCTGATGGCCTCCTGGCCAAAATATATGACCACTTTTGCCAAACCGTTTAGCTGCGATGCCGTAACCGGCGCTACTCCTTTGGCGTTGCTTAAAGAAGGTAAGCTGTTGGAACATATCTCATATCTGGATTTGTTTCTGGGCAAGCGCGGCGGATGTATCGGTGAAGTTTGTATTTTGGCGCTGTTGATTGGCGCCGCATTTCTTTTCATCCGGGGTTATATTACCTGGCATATACCGGCAACTTATATTTTTACTACCGCCGCCTTTACCTATATTTTTGGAGCCCCGCAGCTTTTTCACGGCGACTGGCTATTCCATATATTAAGCGGCGGATTGATCCTGGGAGCGTTTTTTATGGCTACCGATTATGTGGCTACTCCGTTGACTGCCAGAGGTCAGCTGATTTTTGGCGTGGGGTGCGGCTTGCTTACGGCGATTATCCGGCTTTGGGGCGGGTATCCTGAAGGGGCTTCATATGCCATATTGATGATGAACGCGGCAACGCCCTTTATTGACCGTTATACCAGAAACAGGATTTACGGGACAAGATGA